A genomic segment from Pseudomonadota bacterium encodes:
- a CDS encoding glycosyltransferase family 9 protein gives MMSRPRHGALIFKWGALGDLMIATPIIRRIQEHEGRATILTAPPYDPIFDGWPGLAVHAVERRGTAAMCRALTHLRRGRYARLYDLQCSGRSRWLCLLSGVPERVGNAPSPAYTHTPPAAGREKPHPFDTLNALLRAAGVPEAEPRPWLPTGPAEQEQVSGWCQAHGLRNGRFALFHPGGSRRWESKRWPHYVALAAAVERRGVRVVWIGAGEDRVLNRALAQ, from the coding sequence ATGATGAGCCGGCCACGTCACGGCGCCTTGATCTTCAAGTGGGGGGCACTCGGGGACCTCATGATCGCCACGCCCATCATCCGTCGCATCCAGGAACACGAGGGCCGCGCCACGATCCTGACCGCCCCCCCTTACGATCCCATCTTCGACGGCTGGCCGGGGCTTGCGGTCCACGCCGTCGAAAGACGCGGTACGGCGGCCATGTGCCGGGCCTTGACGCATCTCCGGAGGGGACGTTATGCGCGCCTCTACGACCTCCAGTGCAGCGGCCGCTCGCGGTGGTTGTGCCTCTTGTCCGGCGTTCCCGAACGGGTCGGCAATGCGCCGAGCCCGGCCTACACCCATACCCCGCCCGCGGCAGGGCGCGAAAAGCCCCACCCCTTCGACACGCTGAATGCCTTGCTGCGGGCCGCCGGCGTCCCCGAGGCGGAACCCCGACCGTGGCTGCCGACGGGTCCGGCGGAACAAGAACAGGTATCAGGCTGGTGCCAAGCCCACGGGCTTCGGAACGGACGCTTCGCCCTGTTTCACCCCGGGGGCAGCCGTCGTTGGGAGAGCAAGCGCTGGCCTCATTACGTCGCACTCGCCGCCGCCGTGGAAAGGCGCGGTGTGCGGGTCGTCTGGATCGGCGCGGGAGAAGACCGGGTGCTCAATCGGGCCCTGGCGCAAGA